In Methanoregula sp. UBA64, the genomic window CGGTGTTGCTCGCGGCAAGGTCGCCTAAAACCTGCGGGTCTGCCTTGACTACGATCGGGGCATTCCCGGCGCTTAACGCGGCCGTGAGCTGCTTTGCCGTGTTCGACTGGTCTGCACGGTCGACAAGGCCGGACTGCACGATCTTATACGTGTTCAATCCGGTGTTGTCCACGGCAACGACAAGGTTCACGTCGTCCCCGGGAGAGAACTCGTTCGTGCCCGTGATGTGGGCGGAGAGTGTCGGGCTCCCGGCCATGTACTTCGTGCCGGCAAGTGCCGGGGATACCGCGATCACGGCAAGAACGATCGATACCAGGCAGAGAAGCCGTGCCGTGGGAAGAGCGCGGGCATGTCCGCGGTATGCAGTCGGGGAGATCTTCCCCGTAAAGACCAGTCCATTGAGCATTTCCATGCAGAACCTCACGTATAATGGGTTAACGATACGTACCGGTTGCGATTTTTGCCATATATTACGTTCGTCATCGGGGAGTTCACCTGTTTTTTCGCGGTAAAATGTGAATTTTTTCATCTCACTCAAGCGTCCTGCGGTAGGTCACGATACCGAGGATGATCATCGCGGTCGAGAAGAGCAGCAGGGCAATGAGATCGGGCCCGACCACATTGAGACCCTGGTCCCGCAAAAGGATGCTCCTCAAAGCGTGCACCCCGTAATATTCGGGGTTGATGGTCGTGATCCAGCGCAGCCAGTCCGGCATCCCAATCACCGGGTAGAACGCCCCCGACGTTAAAAACAGGATCATGTTAAAAAATGCGATCAGCGACATGTATTCCTGCTGCGTGGTGAAGCGCGATGCAAGGGAGACGACAAAGCTCGTCACCCCGATACAGGAGATCAGGATCACGACAATGACGAGAATGAACGCCTGGAGGCTCTGGACGGCGATCCCGGTGACCAGCAGATCGATCCAGAAGATCACGAACCCGGCGATAAACGCCCTCACCGTCCCGCTTGTTATGATCCCAAGGATGATGCTCGACCGTTTCACCGGCGTCACCAGGTAGCCCTCGTGGATCCCGTTCTCTCTGTCCCGGATGAGCGCCATCCCGCCGCCGAACATGGTGGCGGAAAATATCGCCATCATGATCACGCTTACCCCGAAGAACTGGATGTACTTGATGTTCCCGTAGATCTTGTCCACCCGCACGGGGTTGTGGGCCCCAAGGGAGAGGAGCACCTGGTTCAACCCCGCCTGGACGAGCGGGGGCGTGATGGAATCGGCACTATCTACGTAGAGGCGGATCGTATTGTCGTTTGTCACCGATGAGGGAAAGACGATCACGGCGGCGAGCTTTCCGTTCTCCAGATCCTGTTTTGCGGTGATCTCGTCCGCATAGACGGTAACGTCGAGGAGTTTCTCCGCATCGGTCTGGCTGATGTGGTTGAGCTGGAAGGAGGCGCTCGTGAAGAGCTGCGTGTCGCTGTAGGGCGGGGATTCCTGTACTACCCCGACCGGGATATGGGTGATGGTCCCGCCCATGGCATTCCCGAAGATCACGAGATACATGACGGGGATAAAGAGCGTCATGACGATCATCGAGGGGGTGCTTAAGAACTTCTTGAAGTCCCGTTTGAAGATGGCAAATGCACTCCGGATCATGGCATTTTCCCTCCGTGGGCGGCTGTAACGTTCGTGTCGCCGTCGATGCCCTTTCCCGTCAGGTAGATGAAGATATCTTCTAAGGACGGCGACCGGATGGAGATGGAGAGGATGGCGAGGTGGTGGTCCTCAAAGGCGGCAAGGATCGCCGGGAGAACCCGGCTGCCGTTCGTGGCCGAGATCGTGACGCTGTGCTCGACCACCGTTACCGCGTTGACCTGCGGGATTGTTTTGAGTTCGTCTTCGATCCCGGGCACGATCCGGTCGATGCCGATCCCGATGAGGTCGCCGGCCGGGATCAGCCTGCGCAGGTTTTCGAGGGTGTCGAGGGCAATCAGGCTCCCGTGGTCGACAAAGGCGATCCGCCCGCAGAGCTTCTCTGCCTCGTCCATGTAGTGCGTGGTGAGGATGATTGTGGTGTGCTCTGCATTGAGCGCGAGGATCTGCTGCCAGACCTCCCGGCGAGCCTCGGGGTCAAGGCCGATTGTCGGTTCGTCCAAAAAGAGGATGAGCGGGCGGTGGATGAAGGCCCGGACAATCTCGAGTTTCCGCTTCATGCCCCCCGAGAACGTCCGCACCGGCATGTGGGCCCGGTCTTCGAGATCGGCCATCCTTAAGAGTTCCCAGATCCGGGCGTCGAGGATGCTGTCGGGGACGTTCTGGAGCTTGCCGTAGAACTCTAAATTGTCGTACGCGGTCAGTTCCACGTCGCTTGTATAGTTCTGGGGGCAGACGCCGATCAGGGTCCGGATCGTCTCCGGGTCTTTGGTGATATCGATGTCGTTTACCACGGCCTGCCCGGTGGTAGGGGAGAGCAGCGTGGTGAGGATCCGGATGAGGGTACTCTTCCCGGCGCCGTTTGAGCCGAGGAGGCCGAAGATCTCCCCTTTCATCACCTCAAAGGAGACATCGTTTACGGCGACAACGGTCTTGGTCTTGTCCTTAAAGACCTTGGAGAGGTGGTCGATCCGGATGATCGGGGCGCCGTCGGCAACAATGGGCGTCTCTCTGTGTGCCTCCGTCTCCGCACCGAAGGGATCTGTATCGCTTGCGAACAGGTGCAGGGCATTCACCTCCGGTCGACTTTTATGAGGATCTGGTAGGCTTCCTCAAGCGCCTTTCCCAGGTGTTCGAGCTCCGCGTCCGTGAGGCCCCCGAAACTTTCCATAAGATCTTTTTTGTACTTCGATACGGACTCTTTGAGGAATTTCTTTCCTTTCGCGGTGATGGCAAGGTTTGTTACCCTGCGGTCTTTTGGGTCTGCCTGCCGTTCCACGAGGCCGTCGGCTATCATGATGTCGGCAAGCCGGGTCATGTAGGGCCGGGAGATGTAGAGCCGGTCTCCGATCTCCGACATGGGCAGCGCCTTGTACTTCATGAGAAGCCCGAGGGTATGGTATTCGGCGATGAGGACGCCGTTTGCAGTATGCCGGTTCCGCATCACGTTCTTGTAGTAGAGGGGGATGAGGGCAATCAGGGCTTCAGCCGCACGTCCCCGGAAATCTTCGGCCATAAGGGTGGTTTTGCTCCTGTCCCTGAGGTATTGAACTGGTAGTTAATTAAGTGAACTATTAACTTTGTGAACTATTCGGAGGGACGGCACGGTGAAGACCGCGAAAAAAAAACGTTCCGAAACGCCGGGCCTTACGAGAGTTCGCCGGACACAAAGAGGGAGGCGATAAGGACGATGCCAAACGCGGTGATAACCAGGCCGGCGAGCCGGTTGATGGTATGCAGCCGTTTCTGGGTCAGGTAGCTCCTCATCGAGCCGAGGATGCCGCAGAGGAGCACCCACCAGGCGATCTCGCCTACAAAGACCCCGATCACAAAGAGGGCCGGGTTGAACCATGTGCCCCCGCTGATGACCGCGCCAAAGCTCGGGATGATGATCGCAAAGAAGAGGATGGTCAAGGGGTTTGCGAGCGTTAAGGCAAACATCGTGGTATAGTCCGAGATCAGGCTTCCCCCGTCTGCCTTTACCGTTACCTCGGGCGGCGGGGCAAAGAAGATCTTGAGGCCGACAAGGATGAGGGCAAGGCCCCCGAAGAGCCGGAAGAACCACTGCCGGGCAAGGAGGAAGTCCGAGATAAGGGCAAGCCCGAATGCGGTTACGGCCGCATAAAATGCATCGGCGGTGGCGATCCCGAGGCCTGCCGCGATCCCGTGGAGCCGCCCGTGGGCGATCGAGCGCTGGATGCACATGAACGCAATGGGGCCGACCGGCGCTGCAAGGGCGATACCGATCACGATACCGTGAACAAAAAGGTCGGTCTCCACGTCACATGCACCTGTATCCCGTTTGCAGTATTCCCGTGCCGGGCCGGACAGTGGCCGGAGGGACCCGGCGCCTCGCCCGTACCCGCACCCTGCGGTCTTTTCGCATCTCTATTGGTACTGTACCTTCATCAATATGGTACCTTCCCGTGAGGGTCGGGCAGGAAAAAAGGGTTTTAAAGGAATATGCGCTGCCTGCCTAGTTCCGGAGAAAGCGCCAGGCAAGGCCTGCGATAAGGAGGGCCGAGCAGGCAAGGACGAGGAGGATATTTTTTGCCTTTTCTTTGCCGGTCATCTCTGCCCAGTGCGGCTTCTGCCAGCCGGCCAGGTACCCGAGGACAAGACCGATCGCGGTCCCTGCCGCGAGGCCGATGGTGACGACCATCCCGATCGAGAGGATATCGGTATACATGTATCAGAATCTCCATCGTTGGTTTGCGCTGCCGGGATATAAAAAAGACCGCCCGCCGCAGGTCGATCCCTGCCCGCGAGTGAGGGTTTATGGGGATTCAGCGGCAATATACCCCACATACGATCCCGGGCATGCCCGGGACAATAGGAGAATCTGTTATGATCTCGCTGCGGTTCTACCGCATTTACGATATCGGCCGGGAGATCGATATCGACTGGCTGGAGAAGTCCCTGGCCAGGAATTACTTTACGGCCCGTACCAGTTTTGTCCGGGTCAAGCCGAAATCCATCATGATCGAGTCGTCCCCGCTGCTGATCCGGATGCTGCCGGTCACGGTGGAGCGGGAGGGGCGCTCGTACGAGTTCTCCGCTGTCGCCCGTGTCTACGATATCGGGGTTATCAGCCTCTGTTTCATCTACGACGACGATCAGGCGGATCACCGGGAACTCGAGGATATCGCGTTCCGGTTCGCCGGCCAGGAAGGACTCTCGGACTTCTTCATCCAGTATCTCAATACCCTCGGGGAGATCATCAAGCCGCACATCAAGAATTTTGCAATCGACCCGGACTTTTACGAGGATTACACGATCTACGTGACCGACCGGCGGGACGATTCCATTGACCCGGTGCCGCTGCTCCTGGGGGACCGGACCTGCGTCTCTTCCCAGATCCGCGAGGATATCCTGAAAAATTCCCTCAGTTACTCAAACGAGGAACTTGCAGTCATCTCCTGGGACTCGGCCCTGCTCTGCGGCCCCGAGAGCCCGACCGATCTCATCGACTTAATCGAGTTTGCAAACGTGCAGGTGCTCGAGCTCCGGTACTATGACCGCGAGCTGACCCGTGAGATGGCGCGGATGTACGACGATATCGAGCATGCGGATCGGCTGTCCTGGTTCAACAGGGGCAGCCAGTACCATGCGATCATGCGTCACCAGATGAAGAGCTCTGCGGAGATCTCGGAGACGATAGAAAAGGTCGATAACCTGATCAAGGTGACCGAGGATATCTACTACGCCCGGGTCTATGCGACGGCGTTGAAGATCTTGAGGAGCAGCCAGTGGAGCGAGAGCGTGAGCCGGAAGATCACGGTGATCCGGGAGAACTACTCGATGTTGTCCGACGAGGTCAGGATCCAGCACTCGAACTTCCTCGAATGGGTGGTCATCCTTCTCATCGCGTTTGAGATTATCGTGATGCTCTGGGAGCGGGCGTTTGCGGGATAATGGCCCGGGCGCGTTTTCTTTTTTACCGGTGCCGTACCTTCTCCGGTGCATTTGCAAGATACAGGGGCGTCTCCCCGGCTGCGTAGCGTTTCACGTTCCCGGCAAACGCCCGGGCGATCCCCTCGTACGACACGTCCGTTACACCGGCAATGTGGGGAGTTGCGATCACGTTTTCAGAAAAGAGGGGGTGGCCCATGTCCACCGGTTCCTGCCAGAAGACGTCGAGACCGGCGCCGGCCACCTGCCCGCTTTTCAGGGCGGTAAGCAGGGTGTCTTCATCGAGAAGGCCGCCCCGGGCCACGTTCACCAGGTACGCCCCGGGTTTTGCAGCGGCAAGTGCCGTGCTGCCCACGAGGTGGAACCGGTCCGGGGTATAGTTGAGGCAGAGCACGATATAGTCTGCCTCTGCAAACGCTGCGGGGAGGTCTGATAAGGGATACTGGCGGGCGATCTCCACGCCCGGCACCGTCCGCCCGGGGTGGTCGTCTGCGGTGACGATCCTGACCCGGAAGCCGACGAGCCGCCGGGCAAGCTCCCTCCCGATCCCGCCAAGACCGACAATGCAGACGGTCTTTTCCCGGAGTGCCTGGCCGGTCGGGGTTCCCCACCGGTCCTGGATGCCGGGCTTTCTGGTCCTGATAATATCGTTCCAGCGTTTGGAGAGCATGAGCATGAGGAGGATTGCATGCTCGGCAACCGAGGCGGCATTGCCGGACTCTTCACTGGGGACCCGGGCAACCCAGATCCCGTTTTTTGTGGCAGCCGTGATGTCCACGCCTTCAAGCCCGACCCCGAACTGCTGGATGAGCCCGAAGTGCCCCTCTTGCATGAGTGTCTCGTCCACCCGGTTTACGGTCGGGACAACGATATCGGCATCCGCAATGTGCCGGCCGATCCGGTCCGGGGGCAGGGCAAGGATCTTGTCATCCGGAAGAAGGGCTGCAAGCTGCCTGCGGGCCTCGGGAAAGCCCTCGCCGCAGAAAAGGATCTTCATAGTTGGTAGGTGATTGGCGTTCCCGGGTGATCATGCCATCGGTTGTGGAAGCGGGACGATACCGCGGGTAAAAAAGCAGAATGAGAAAAGCCGAAAGAAGGCTTACTTGATCTTTTTCTCAAGTTTCTTGAGCTTCTTTTTTGCGCTGTCGCTGCCGGCTGCTGCCTGCTTTGAGAGTTCTGCTGCCTTTTCCTTCTTTACCTGGTTGAGTTTTGTCATCTGTTTCTTGCTGGTTGGCATGTTAAGTTACCTCGATATGCCTTTGACAGGTTCTATTTACTCCTTTTCTGACTTAATGATATCCCCTGATTCCCCGTGTTTTTTAAAAAAGAAGGGAACCGGGGGTTCCGATGTTTTTGCCTTGCAGTATCCCATACCCTTATGAGCGTCGGGCGTCTACTCCCCGGATATTATGACCCGGGTTGTTTCTGTCTCGCCAACCGTACGGAACGAAGGGCGTTCGGGGCTGGTCCTTGAGACCGATGAAGACGGGATCGTGACCCGGGGACGATGGGTCGGATTGTCGCCGGTCCGTGGGTTCGAGCGGTTCTGTACCGGGAAGAAGATGGTCGCTGTCCCGACGCTGGCGTCACGGGTCTGCGGCATCTGCCCGGTCCCCCATGTGCTCGCGGGTGTCGGGGCCATGGAAGCATCGATCGGCTGCGAGATTCCCCGCGACGCCCTGCTCCTGCGGCGGATCATCCATTCGGCGTCCCGGCTCTCGGTCCATACCCTCCATGCCCTCATGGTGCTTCCCGACCTGTACTACCCCGGCACCGAAACGAGGATCAACCCGTTCTCCCCCGAGCCCCGGGCACGCGCCCTTGCCCGGCGCATCCAGCGGATCCGGGAGATCGGGCAGACCTGCGTGCAGATCGCGGGCGGCGAGGCGATCCATCCGGGCAATCCCCGGGTGGGCGGGATGCACTCCAACATCTCGCCGCAGGCAAAGACAAAGATCGCCGATCTTGCAAAAGAGGGAGAGGTCCTTGCCCGCGAGCACAGGGAGTGCATGCTTTCCCTGATCCGCGACCTTTCCCGGCGGGACTCTGTGGAGATCGGCGGTGCCCGGGTGCCGTTTCCCCGGCATCTGGGGTACCACGACCAGGGCAGTCTTGCCACCGACCCGCTCTACGGTACGTCGAGTCTTGAGGAGCACCCGTCCTTTGACCTCTCGCGGTACACGGAAGTGTCGCCCGTGAACTGGTACGGGGATCCGGCGGAGGTCACGTACAGCGATCCTGCGTACCCCGGCGGCGGGACGCTTCCGGTGGGAACGCCGCTCGATCCCGTGCGGGAGATGTGCCCGGCGCTCCCCCTGTACGACGGGCAGCCGGTCGAGGTCGGGGCAGCGGCACGCCTCCGGCAGTTCAGTCATTTCGACGAGAAAGGCACGATCGGGCAGCTCGTGGCCCGGCAGATGGAGTGCGTCCAGGCCGCAGCCGAACTCGCGGACTGTACCGACCGGCTCGACCCCGCCGGCCCGGTGCTTGCGCCCTGCATCCCGCCCGGCAACGGCAGCCTGGGCTGGGCGGCAAACGAGGCCCCCCGCGGAACCCTGGTCCATATCGCCCGCGTCCGCGAGGGAAAGGTGATCTATTTTAAGATGCTCGTTCCCACGTCATGGAACATGCCAACGGCGGGCCTTGCCCTTGCCGGTTCGCCCTGGCAGCTCGCCGAACTGATCATCCGGGGATACGACCCGTGCATATCCTGTGCCTCCCACTGACGGGCCTTCCCTGATAAAAAGATCGGGAGGGATCCGGCTTTTCTTGGTGACCCCGGCCCGGTCCGGCCCGGCCGGGAGCAAACCCGAAACCTATATCTGAAGACCCCGCCTGAAAATTCCCTATGGAAGTACCGGCCGCACTCAGTGCACGGGAACAGAAACTCGTTCTCTTCATCCTTGCCCTCTCCTCCTTCATGGCATCGCTCGATTCAACCATCGTAAACATCTCGCTCCCCACGATCGCAGAATCGTTCCATATCCCCATGTCCGAGGTCTCCTGGGTTGCCATGAGCTACCTGCTTGTCTTGAGCGGGCTGCTTCTGGTTTTCGGGAAACTCGGCGACATGCATGGCTTCAAAAAGATCTTCATTGCCGGGTTTGCCGTCTTTACCATCGGGTCGCTGCTCTGCGGTCTCTCGGGAAGTATCGACGCCTTGATCGGCTCGCGCTTTGTGCAGGGGATCGGCGCTGCGGCTCTCGAAGCGATCGGCCCGGCCATGATTGCTATCTATCTCCCCAAAGAGATCCGGGGAAAGGCTCTGGGGATCCTTGCAACGGTGATCTCCGTGGGGATCGCGGCAGGGCCGATCATCGGCGGCCTTTTAACCCAGTACGTGAGCTGGCACTGGATCTTCTTTATCAACGTCCCGATCGGGATCTGTGCGGTGCTCCTCGGGATGAAGTGCATCCCGCAGGACCGGCACCCGGTAAAGACCGGGGCATTCGATTACCCGGGGGCGGTCGTTTTCTTCTTTGCGCTTGCCACCCTCCTCTGGCCCATCGACGAGGGGCTCAGCCTGGGCTGGACATCTCCCGCAATTATCGGCAGTTTCTGTGTCTCGGCCATTCTCTGGGTGCTCTTTGTGTTCCGGGAGACCCGGTGCAACGACCCGCTCTGCGACTTCGACCTCTTCAAGAACAAAAATTTCCTTGCCGCAAGCCTTGCCGCTGCGGCGATGATGCTTGCGTTTGCCGGCGTGCAGTACCTCCTGCCGTTCTTCTTTGAGGGCGTGATGGGGTACCAGGTCTATGTGGCCGGCCTGCTGCTTGCCGTGCCGTCCTTTGCGCTCATGGTCCTTGGCCCGATCTCGGGCAGCCTCTCGGACAAGATCGGTTCCCGGGTGCTTGCCACGGGGGCGGCCGTGTTTGCTGCCGTGGCGTTTTTCCTGATCAGCCTCTTTACGGAACAGACAGGTATCCTCTTTATTGCAGGTACGCTGCTCTGCGTGGGTATTGCGCTCGGGGTCTTCTTCCCGCCCAATATGAACCAGATCCTCGGCCAGAGCAAGAAAGACGAGGAGGGACTTGGTTCGAGTATCATGACCACGATGAAGAACGTGGGGGAGACGGTGGGGATTGCGCTGATGGGTACGATCGCCCTCTTTACGGTGGTGACCAACAAGAACTTCAACCCGAATACCCCGGTGGCGCAGATCCCGATGGAGATCATCGTGGAGGGCTTTGCGGTGGCATTTATCGCTGCGGCCGTGATCGCGGTGATCGCGGCGGTACTTTCCGCGGTTGCAGAGGATAATCCCCGGTAAAACGGGGATTGTCATAGGGTTCCCTTTTTTCCTCGCGCCGGCCCGGTTTCCGTATCTTCTGGGGAAATCTGCTGCCTTGTTCCGTGCGGCAGCCGGGAGGGAAGCGTCCGAATGCCCGTTTTTCCCCAGGTTCCTGCATCAGCTTTAACTCCCCGCCCGGTTCATTGGGGCATATGCTTGAGGAGTTCTGCGAAGAGATCCATTGCGATCAGTATGCCCCTTCCTCGGAAGGGTCGATTGCCCGGTGCCTGATGATGCAGAGGGATCTATCCCGTGTCGGGTACTGCCCGCTCGGGAACCAGAGGATTATTTCCCCGGGTACGCCAAAATAAGGGCCCTTTCGGTGTTTGCGGAGAAGGGGTTTCGTCCTCGTCTCATCACTCCTGCTGTTCCGGCGATCTTTCGTACCCTGCCGTACGCTCGCCGGTAAACGCTTGTGAACCGGTGACAAACCGCCGGATACCGCCGCCCGGGTGAATCCGTTTTTAATAAAGAATATGATGGAAAAATAGGGAAATGAAAATGAACTGAGGCTTACTTCTTGCCGGTCTTCTTGGCATCAGTCTTTGCTGCTACGGGAGCAGTCTTTGATGCGGGGGCAACAGCCTTCTTTTCTTTGTGCGACGTGGTAATCACTTCCTTTTCCGGTTATTTTCGTTCATTTGTGGTTTTTGCCACGTATCCATGTTATTTTTGGATAAGGGATATATTTTTGCCCGTTTTTTTGGCCTGTCACCACGGGATACGCTGCCGGGCCCC contains:
- a CDS encoding ATP-binding cassette domain-containing protein; the protein is MNALHLFASDTDPFGAETEAHRETPIVADGAPIIRIDHLSKVFKDKTKTVVAVNDVSFEVMKGEIFGLLGSNGAGKSTLIRILTTLLSPTTGQAVVNDIDITKDPETIRTLIGVCPQNYTSDVELTAYDNLEFYGKLQNVPDSILDARIWELLRMADLEDRAHMPVRTFSGGMKRKLEIVRAFIHRPLILFLDEPTIGLDPEARREVWQQILALNAEHTTIILTTHYMDEAEKLCGRIAFVDHGSLIALDTLENLRRLIPAGDLIGIGIDRIVPGIEDELKTIPQVNAVTVVEHSVTISATNGSRVLPAILAAFEDHHLAILSISIRSPSLEDIFIYLTGKGIDGDTNVTAAHGGKMP
- a CDS encoding ABC transporter permease, translating into MIRSAFAIFKRDFKKFLSTPSMIVMTLFIPVMYLVIFGNAMGGTITHIPVGVVQESPPYSDTQLFTSASFQLNHISQTDAEKLLDVTVYADEITAKQDLENGKLAAVIVFPSSVTNDNTIRLYVDSADSITPPLVQAGLNQVLLSLGAHNPVRVDKIYGNIKYIQFFGVSVIMMAIFSATMFGGGMALIRDRENGIHEGYLVTPVKRSSIILGIITSGTVRAFIAGFVIFWIDLLVTGIAVQSLQAFILVIVVILISCIGVTSFVVSLASRFTTQQEYMSLIAFFNMILFLTSGAFYPVIGMPDWLRWITTINPEYYGVHALRSILLRDQGLNVVGPDLIALLLFSTAMIILGIVTYRRTLE
- a CDS encoding 2-hydroxyacid dehydrogenase translates to MKILFCGEGFPEARRQLAALLPDDKILALPPDRIGRHIADADIVVPTVNRVDETLMQEGHFGLIQQFGVGLEGVDITAATKNGIWVARVPSEESGNAASVAEHAILLMLMLSKRWNDIIRTRKPGIQDRWGTPTGQALREKTVCIVGLGGIGRELARRLVGFRVRIVTADDHPGRTVPGVEIARQYPLSDLPAAFAEADYIVLCLNYTPDRFHLVGSTALAAAKPGAYLVNVARGGLLDEDTLLTALKSGQVAGAGLDVFWQEPVDMGHPLFSENVIATPHIAGVTDVSYEGIARAFAGNVKRYAAGETPLYLANAPEKVRHR
- the frhA gene encoding coenzyme F420 hydrogenase subunit alpha, whose product is MTRVVSVSPTVRNEGRSGLVLETDEDGIVTRGRWVGLSPVRGFERFCTGKKMVAVPTLASRVCGICPVPHVLAGVGAMEASIGCEIPRDALLLRRIIHSASRLSVHTLHALMVLPDLYYPGTETRINPFSPEPRARALARRIQRIREIGQTCVQIAGGEAIHPGNPRVGGMHSNISPQAKTKIADLAKEGEVLAREHRECMLSLIRDLSRRDSVEIGGARVPFPRHLGYHDQGSLATDPLYGTSSLEEHPSFDLSRYTEVSPVNWYGDPAEVTYSDPAYPGGGTLPVGTPLDPVREMCPALPLYDGQPVEVGAAARLRQFSHFDEKGTIGQLVARQMECVQAAAELADCTDRLDPAGPVLAPCIPPGNGSLGWAANEAPRGTLVHIARVREGKVIYFKMLVPTSWNMPTAGLALAGSPWQLAELIIRGYDPCISCASH
- a CDS encoding DHA2 family efflux MFS transporter permease subunit — its product is MEVPAALSAREQKLVLFILALSSFMASLDSTIVNISLPTIAESFHIPMSEVSWVAMSYLLVLSGLLLVFGKLGDMHGFKKIFIAGFAVFTIGSLLCGLSGSIDALIGSRFVQGIGAAALEAIGPAMIAIYLPKEIRGKALGILATVISVGIAAGPIIGGLLTQYVSWHWIFFINVPIGICAVLLGMKCIPQDRHPVKTGAFDYPGAVVFFFALATLLWPIDEGLSLGWTSPAIIGSFCVSAILWVLFVFRETRCNDPLCDFDLFKNKNFLAASLAAAAMMLAFAGVQYLLPFFFEGVMGYQVYVAGLLLAVPSFALMVLGPISGSLSDKIGSRVLATGAAVFAAVAFFLISLFTEQTGILFIAGTLLCVGIALGVFFPPNMNQILGQSKKDEEGLGSSIMTTMKNVGETVGIALMGTIALFTVVTNKNFNPNTPVAQIPMEIIVEGFAVAFIAAAVIAVIAAVLSAVAEDNPR
- a CDS encoding MarR family winged helix-turn-helix transcriptional regulator codes for the protein MAEDFRGRAAEALIALIPLYYKNVMRNRHTANGVLIAEYHTLGLLMKYKALPMSEIGDRLYISRPYMTRLADIMIADGLVERQADPKDRRVTNLAITAKGKKFLKESVSKYKKDLMESFGGLTDAELEHLGKALEEAYQILIKVDRR
- a CDS encoding LysE family translocator is translated as METDLFVHGIVIGIALAAPVGPIAFMCIQRSIAHGRLHGIAAGLGIATADAFYAAVTAFGLALISDFLLARQWFFRLFGGLALILVGLKIFFAPPPEVTVKADGGSLISDYTTMFALTLANPLTILFFAIIIPSFGAVISGGTWFNPALFVIGVFVGEIAWWVLLCGILGSMRSYLTQKRLHTINRLAGLVITAFGIVLIASLFVSGELS